GGGTGAGGCCTTCGGCGTTCCCATCGCATTAATCATCCTGGTCATAGTTTTTGGAGCGGTAATAGCGGCGCTGGTGCCGCTGGCCCTGGCCATCGCGTCCATTATGGTGGCCCTGGGAGCGGCGGCTATAGTGGGCCAGGCTTACGAGCTGTCCTTCTTTGTGACCAACTTCATCTTCATGATCGGCCTGGCGGTGGGAATCGACTACTGCCTGTTCATCATAGCCAGGTATCGTGAAGAGAGGGCCAAGGGGCTGGATAAGGTAGCGGCGATCACCAAGACAGGGAACACGGCTTCCAGGGCGGTGTTTTTCAGCGGCATGACTGTTCTGTTAGCCCTGGTAGGCATGGTGATAGTGCCTTCCAACGTGTACATAGCGCTTGGGCTGGGCGCCATATTCGTGGTGGTGGCGTCGGTGGCGGCGTCTTTGACTTTGCTGCCTGCCATCCTGAGCCTTCTTGGCGACAAGCTGAACTGGCTTACCATACCTGTTATTGGGAAAGGCCAGGCGCACTTTGACCAGGACGTGAGAAGTGGTTTCTGGAACAGGCTGTCGCGAGGCGTGATGGCGCGGCCGTTTCTGAGTCTTCTGGTGGCGGGCGGACTGCTAGTCGCCGCGCTGATTCCCTTCTTCTCGCTTCATATCGGCTTCGCCGGCGTGTCCACTTTCCCGGACGGAATCGAGTCCAAGGAAGCGTTCCTAATCCTGGAAGAGAAGTTCGCGCAAGAAGACACGACGCCCGCCGAGATAGTGATCGACGGCGATGCCAATTCGCCTGCGGTGCTGGCGGCGGTGGACAGGCTGAAGACCCGGCTTGAAGGGGACGATGTCTTTGGCGCGCCAAGGGAACTAGAGGTCAACAGCGCAGGCGACCTTGGAGTGCTGGCAGTGCCGGTGATGGGCGATTCCGCCAGCAAGGAGTCGCAGGAGGCCATCCGGCGGCTGAGGAGCGATTACGTGCCCGAGGCCTTTGCCGGCGTGCCTGTGGAGATCAGCGTGACGGGCGAGACAGCCTTCAACATCGACTTCTTCGACATGGCTAAGGGCATCACGCCCTACGTGTTCGTGTTTGTGCTGGGCGTGAGCTTCCTACTGCTGATGGTGGTCTTCCGATCCATTGTGGTGCCTGCCAAGGCTATTGCCCTGAACCTGCTATCAGTGGGGGCGACCTACGGCATCGTGGTGTTGATTTTCCAGGATGGAGTGCTGGCGGACGTGCTGGGGTTCCAGCAGCACGACAGTATTGAGGCTTGGATACCGCTGTTCCTATTCTCGGTGCTCTTCGGCCTGTCCATGGACTACCATGTGTTCTTGCTCAGCCGAATCAGGGAGCGATACGACCAGACGAAAGACAACGCTGAGTCGGTGGCCTTTGGCATCAGGTCTACGGGACGGCTTATCACAGGCGCGGCGCTGATAATGGTGGCGGTGTTCTGGTCCTTCGCCGCGGGCGACCTGGTGGGCTTGCAGCAGATGGGCTTTGGGCTGGGCCTGGCGGTGCTTATCGACGCGACAATAGTGCGGTCGGTGCTGGTGCCGGCATCGATGAAGCTGCTGGGGAATTGGAACTGGTACCTGCCCAACTGGCTGGGCTGGCTACCAGACCTGAGGGTGGAGGGCCCGAAGTCCTCGGAGATTCCGGCGGTGGCCGGAGGCTCCGACGACTAGGGATTAAAGCACAAATTTACTGGCCCGCCCTGAGTGACGGGGCGGGCCAGTTTTTT
This window of the SAR202 cluster bacterium genome carries:
- a CDS encoding MMPL family transporter, which encodes MASNFSLSTRSLANISARRPWTVVGLWVVGLVAAMFLTSTLLSDVLTDKFDFANNPESKQGFTLIEERLRGEIGTNEVVIVDSTTRTVDDPAFQQAVTNIYQSLTALGPDVIRQETLSNYYQERNQFLVSEDRKTTVIPFTMAGDFDQASDNIDKVAAAVDEAKGQQTEFKVLMTGQATVSLDFKEVSEKDLQKGEAFGVPIALIILVIVFGAVIAALVPLALAIASIMVALGAAAIVGQAYELSFFVTNFIFMIGLAVGIDYCLFIIARYREERAKGLDKVAAITKTGNTASRAVFFSGMTVLLALVGMVIVPSNVYIALGLGAIFVVVASVAASLTLLPAILSLLGDKLNWLTIPVIGKGQAHFDQDVRSGFWNRLSRGVMARPFLSLLVAGGLLVAALIPFFSLHIGFAGVSTFPDGIESKEAFLILEEKFAQEDTTPAEIVIDGDANSPAVLAAVDRLKTRLEGDDVFGAPRELEVNSAGDLGVLAVPVMGDSASKESQEAIRRLRSDYVPEAFAGVPVEISVTGETAFNIDFFDMAKGITPYVFVFVLGVSFLLLMVVFRSIVVPAKAIALNLLSVGATYGIVVLIFQDGVLADVLGFQQHDSIEAWIPLFLFSVLFGLSMDYHVFLLSRIRERYDQTKDNAESVAFGIRSTGRLITGAALIMVAVFWSFAAGDLVGLQQMGFGLGLAVLIDATIVRSVLVPASMKLLGNWNWYLPNWLGWLPDLRVEGPKSSEIPAVAGGSDD